A stretch of the Notamacropus eugenii isolate mMacEug1 chromosome 2, mMacEug1.pri_v2, whole genome shotgun sequence genome encodes the following:
- the LOC140522306 gene encoding complement C4-A-like isoform X2 — MKLLWVLLWVSSLFTLTVQEARLLIFSPSVVRLGVPLSVGLQLQGAPKGQKVNGIVFLRNPSGPLAHCSEDVSFTLDSDHDYQLLSLPVPLVHVERCDLKKLYTSRSVQLVAKTSWLKSTLSRSTDTQGVNLLFSSRRGHLFLQTDQPIYNPGQRVRFRVFALDQNMRPSTDTLTVTVQNSHGLQVWKNEVFSRKSIFQDGFVIPDISEPGTWRISARFSDSLDSNSSTEFEVKKYVLPNFEVKIIPEEPYVLIAPGVDVHIRLNVQAKYVYGKSVQGVAYIRFGILDESGEKKFLRGLEKQSKLSDGACGITLSGAEIQKALDISTMDNLQGLRLYVAAAVIESPGGELEEAELTSLRFVSSPLVVDLSSTQRYFVPGTPFLLQGLVQDVSGSSASGIPIKISTKFITSGVNSDTQVLNLNTDERGHLSAPINIPQATQELQITVSAGSPFPAKATLSVHSLRSGGSGFLSMEWLDSRPPRVGQTFTLNLRAVRAAGATFSHYYYMVLSRGEIISMQRVSRVAVTSISIPVTFQLVPSFRVVAFYYHNGLPVANSLKVDVQVGNCEGKLEMKVDGTELRPGDQLRLNLYTDSSATVALGAVDTAVYAAGGHRHSPLHMNKVFTAMNTYDLGCGPGGGINALQVFESAGLMFSDGQSFTKARSSLRCPKEHKSRKRRDVDFQKEILRKMNQYVGQAKRCCKDGMTPLPMRRSCKERVARVREPTCHEAFLSCCQFADDLRKKARIRGGTGLARAQDMWEEEELLVEDDILVRSYFPENWLWTLCTVDKVKKVYELVPDSLTTWEIHAVSLSQTKGLCVAQPVQVRVFQEFHLHLRLPYSVRRFEQIELRPVIYNYWNKNLTVNVQVSPVEGLCLAGGGGRVLTVEVPAISARPVSFPVVPTAAADVSLKVLAQGLFGDAVSKVLHIEREGAIQIKEYTYKLNPLDFRARTFDIPGETPSNAIPDGDFSSVVRVTASEPMNTMGSEGVLSPGGLGSLLRVPTGCAEQTMVSLSPTLAASRYLDKTEQWGKLPPEMKDHAVDLIQKGYARILQFRKSDGSYGAWLHRDSSTWLTAFVLKVLSIAQEQVGGSVEGLRETVQWLLTKQLGDGSFQDPCPVLDRKMQGGLVGPDESVALTAFVVVALQHSLPAFQTSEDDPNKERIKEQLQRVKASISSADSFLVGKVAAGLLGSHAAAITAYALTLTEAPKDDQDLAHNNIMAMAHGKGDELYWGPAAGSQNVISPTPAAKEDPSKLTPLAPALWVETTAYVLLHLLLREGKAELADQAANWLTHQASFQGGFRSTQDTVVALDALSEYWIASHTTTETTLNVTLSSQGRQGTKSSVIQLSNHETSGLEEDLQFPLDSKITVKVGGNGKGTLKILRKFNILEEKNTTCKDFKLEVKVTGSVQYAASSNDDYEYYEEEPQVGDDPSPLVSPVTPLQLFEGRRNRRKREVPKAGDEKEEKVHYEVCIWRSDGIRFPGMAIVDITLLSGFRALQTDLEKLTSLSDRYVSHFETQGPHVLLYFDSVSASRDCVGFEAVQEVPVGLVQPASAVLYNYYEPGKCPKKYRITDIEKMEEEVRMNYACYDPRVHYGFQVEVLRAEDKAAFRVFETKITRVLHYTQDIKARIGKTRNFLVRISCRLQLEPGKKYLIMGLDGVTFDIKEQPQYLLDSLTWIEEIPSEKNCQASRYRLACANLNEFLQKYETQGCQV; from the exons ATGAAGCTCTTATGGGTGCTGCTTTGGGTTTCAAGCCTCTTCACCTTGACTGTACAGGAAGCCAG GCTGCTGATCTTTTCACCCTCTGTGGTTCGCCTGGGTGTACCACTTTCAGTGGGACTGCAACTCCAGGGAGCTCCAAAGGGGCAGAAAGTCAATGGTATTGTCTTCCTGAGAAATCCATCAGGGCCTTTGGCGCATTGCTCTGAGGATGTGTCCTTTACCCTGGACTCTGACCATGACTATCAGCTACTTAGCCTTCCG GTCCCACTGGTCCACGTAGAGCGCTGTGATCTCAAGAAGCTTTACACATCCCGTTCCGTGCAACTTGTGGCCAAAACATCATGGCTGAAATCAACTCTGTCTCGATCAACAGACACCCAGGGTGTCAACCTGTTATTTTCCTCACGTCGGGGTCACCTTTTTCTACAGACAGACCAGCCCATTTACAACCCTGGCCAACGTG TCCGATTCCGAGTCTTTGCTCTGGATCAGAACATGAGACCATCCACGGATACCCTGACTGTTACTGTTCAG AACTCTCATGGCCTTCAAGTATGGAAGAATGAGGTGTTTTCTAGAAAATCCATTTTCCAAGATGGTTTTGTGATCCCTGACATCTCAGA GCCTGGCACCTGGAGGATCTCAGCTCGATTCTCTGACAGCTTAGACTCCAACAGTAGTACTGAGTTTGAGGTGAAGAAATATG TTCTCCCCAACTTTGAGGTGAAGATCATACCTGAAGAGCCCTATGTGCTGATAGCTCCTGGTGTTGATGTGCATATCCGATTGAATGTGCAGGCCAA GTATGTATATGGGAAGTCAGTGCAGGGCGTGGCTTATATTCGATTTGGAATCCTGGATGAGAGTGGTGAGAAGAAATTCCTTCGAGGACTGGAAAAGCAGTCCAAG TTGTCAGATGGCGCCTGTGGCATTACCCTTTCAGGAGCAGAGATCCAGAAGGCACTGGACATCTCTACGATGGACAATCTTCAGGGGCTTCGCCTCTATGTAGCAGCTGCTGTCATTGAATCTCCTG GGGGAGAACTCGAGGAAGCTGAACTTACCTCCTTGCGCTTTGTCTCATCTCCACTTGTGGTGGATCTCAGCAGCACCCAGCGATATTTTGTACCAGGGACCCCTTTCCTGCTACAG GGCTTGGTTCAGGATGTCTCTGGCTCTTCAGCCTCTGGGATCCCCATCAAAATTTCCACCAAATTTATCACCTCAGGAGTTAATTCTGATACCCAGGTTCTTAACCTCAACACAGATGAGAGGGGTCATCTCAGCGCCCCCATCAATATCCCCCAAGCCACCCAAGAGTTGCAGATCACG GTATCTGCAGGATCCCCCTTCCCAGCAAAGGCCACCCTTAGTGTCCATTCTCTACGTTCTGGAGGCTCTGGGTTCTTGTCCATGGAATGGCTGGATTCCAGGCCTCCCCGTGTGGGACAGACATTCACTCTAAACCTTCGTGCTGTGAGAGCTGCTGGAGCTACTTTCTCCCATTACTACTACATG GTTCTGTCGCGTGGGGAGATCATATCCATGCAGCGAGTGTCAAGGGTGGCTGTGACCTCCATCTCTATCCCTGTAACCTTCCAACTTGTGCCTTCCTTCCGCGTTGTTGCCTTCTACTACCACAACGGTCTGCCAGTCGCCAACTCCTTGAAAGTGGATGTCCAAGTGGGGAATTGTGAGGGGAAG CTGGAAATGAAAGTGGATGGGACAGAACTTCGACCTGGGGACCAGCTAAGACTGAATTTATACACAGATTCCTCAGCCACTGTAGCCCTGGGGGCTGTGGATACTGCCGTGTATGCAGCAGGTGGTCACAGGCACAGCCCTCTCCACATGAACAAG GTTTTCACTGCCATGAACACGTATGACCTGGGCTGTGGCCCTGGGGGCGGGATCAATGCTCTCCAGGTTTTTGAGTCAGCCGGATTGATGTTTTCGGATGGACAGAGTTTCACCAAAGCCAGGAGCA GTCTGAGATGCCCTAAGGAGCATAAAAGCCGGAAGAGAAGAGATGTGGATTTCCAGAAGGAGATTCTTCGGAAGA TGAATCAGTACGTTGGTCAAGCCAAGCGCTGCTGCAAGGATGGGATGACGCCATTGCCGATGCGCCGATCCTGCAAAGAGCGAGTGGCCAGGGTAAGAGAGCCCACCTGCCACGAGGCCTTCCTGTCCTGCTGCCAATTTGCTGACGATCTTCGTAAAAAGGCCCGCATCAGGGGCGGCACAGGGCTTGCCCGAG CCCAGGACatgtgggaggaggaggaacTGCTTGTTGAAGATGATATCCTTGTCCGGAGTTATTTCCCCGAGAACTGGCTCTGGACCCTGTGCACGGTAGACAAAGTTAAAAA GGTCTATGAGCTTGTGCCTGATTCCCTGACCACATGGGAGATCCACGCTGTGAGCCTTTCCCAGACAAAAG GTCTTTGTGTGGCTCAACCTGTCCAGGTTAGAGTTTTCCAAGAATTCCACTTACATCTTCGTCTTCCCTACTCTGTCCGAAGATTTGAGCAGATAGAGCTTCGACCTGTCATCTATAACTATTGGAATAAGAACTTGACT GTGAATGTTCAGGTGTCTCCTGTTGAAGGGCTGTGCCttgctggtggtggtggcagaGTGCTCACGGTGGAGGTGCCTGCTATCTCTGCACGGCCTGTCTCGTTTCCCGTGGTGCCCACGGCTGCTGCTGATGTGTCTCTCAAGGTCTTGGCCCAGGGACTTTTTGGAGATGCTGTGTCCAAGGTCCTGCATATCGAG agggaaggagcTATCCAGATAAAGGAGTATACCTACAAGCTGAACCCCCTAG ACTTCCGTGCCCGTACCTTTGATATTCCTGGGGAGACCCCATCCAATGCTATCCCCGATGGAGACTTCAGTAGTGTTGTTCGAGTTACAG CATCTGAGCCCATGAACACCATGGGCTCTGAGGGGGTCCTGTCCCCAGGAGGGCTGGGATCTTTACTTAGGGTGCCCACTGGTTGTGCAGAGCAAACCATGGTCTCTCTGTCCCCTACACTTGCTGCTTCCCGCTATCTGGACAAGACTGAGCAATGGGGAAAGCTACCTCCTGAGATGAAGGACCATGCAGTGGATCTCATCCAGAAAG GCTATGCCCGTATCCTGCAGTTCAGGAAAAGCGATGGCTCCTATGGGGCTTGGTTGCACCGGGACAGCAGCACTTG GCTCACAGCCTTTGTCCTAAAAGTGCTCAGCATAGCCCAGGAGCAGGTGGGTGGCTCTGTGGAAGGTCTGAGGGAGACGGTGCAGTGGCTTCTGACAAAGCAGCTTGGGGATGGCTCTTTTCAAGACCCCTGTCCAGTCCTTGACAGGAAGATGCAG gGTGGCCTGGTGGGACCAGATGAGTCTGTGGCCCTAACTGCCTTTGTGGTTGTAGCCCTCCAGCATAGCTTGCCTGCCTTCCAGACCTCTGAGGATGATCCCAACAAGGAGAGAATCAAAGAGCAGCTGCAGAGAGTG AAAGCCTCCATCTCTAGTGCAGACTCATTCCTGGTGGGAAAGGTAGCTGCTGGGCTCCTGGGATCTCATGCAGCTGCCATCACAGCCTATGCCCTGACCCTGACTGAGGCCCCCAAAGATGACCAGGATCTTGCCCATAACAACATTATGGCCATGGcccatggaaaaggag ATGAACTGTACTGGGGTCCAGCTGCTGGGTCTCAAAATGTTATCTCACCGACTCCTGCTGCCAAGGAAGACCCCTCAAAGCTCACTCCCCTGGCTCCTGCACTGTGGGTGGAAACAACTGCATACGTATTGCTGCACCTCCTGCTGCGAGAGGGGAAGGCTGAGCTGGCTGATCAGGCTGCAAACTGGTTAACCCACCAGGCGAGCTTCCAAGGGGGATTCCGCAGTACCCAG GACACAGTAGTTGCCCTGGATGCCCTGTCTGAGTACTGGATTGCCAGTCATACGACCACAGAGACCACACtcaatgtgaccctgagcagtcAGGGTCGACAAGGAACTAAGAGCAGCGTCATCCAGTTAAGCAACCATGAAACTTCAGGGCTAGAGGAGGATCTGCAG TTCCCCTTGGACAGCAAGATCACTGTCAAGGTCGGGGGAAATGGCAAAGGAACCTTAAAG attCTACGTAAATTCAACATCCTGGAGGAGAAAAACACAACTTGTAAGGACTTCAAGCTGGAAGTGAAAGTCACAGGCTCTGTCCAGTATGCAG CATCATCCAATGATGACTATGAATACTATGAGGAGGAGCCCCAAGTTGGAGATGACCCAAGTCCCTTGGTGTCCCCTGTGACACCCCTGCAGCTATTTGAGGGACGTCGGAACCGCAGGAAACGGGAAGTGCCCAAGGCAGGagatgagaaggaggagaaggtgcATTATGAAGTATGCATCTG GCGAAGTGATGGGATCAGATTCCCTGGAATGGCTATTgtagacatcaccttgctgagtGGATTTCGTGCCCTGCAGACTGACCTAGAAAAG TTGACATCACTCTCAGATCGTTATGTGAGTCACTTTGAGACCCAGGGACCCCACGTCCTGCTGTACTTTGACtcg GTTTCCGCATCTCGGGATTGTGTGGGCTTTGAGGCTGTGCAGGAGGTGCCTGTGGGGTTGGTGCAGCCAGCGAGTGCTGTTCTGTATAACTACTATGAGCctg gAAAATGTCCTAAAAAATACCGAATCACCGACATagagaaaatggaggaagaggtCAGGATGAACTATGCCTGCTATGATCCACGTGTGCATTATG GTTTTCAAGTTGAGGTTCTTCGGGCAGAGGACAAAGCTGCCTTCCGAGTCTTTGAAACCAAGATCACCCGTGTTCTGCACTACA CTCAAGATATCAAAGCCCGTATTGGTAAGACTCGAAACTTCCTGGTTCGAATCTCATGTCGCCTGCAGCTGGAGCCTGGGAAGAAATATTTGATCATGGGGCTTGATGGAGTTACCTTCGACATTAAGGAACA GCCTCAGTATTTGCTGGACTCCTTGACTTGGATTGAAGAGATACCTTCTGAGAAGAACTGTCAGGCTTCGCGATATCGGTTGGCTTGTGCCAACCTCAATGAATTCCTCCAGAAATATGAAACACAGGGATGTCAGGTTTAG
- the LOC140522306 gene encoding complement C4-A-like isoform X1, with amino-acid sequence MKLLWVLLWVSSLFTLTVQEARLLIFSPSVVRLGVPLSVGLQLQGAPKGQKVNGIVFLRNPSGPLAHCSEDVSFTLDSDHDYQLLSLPVPLVHVERCDLKKLYTSRSVQLVAKTSWLKSTLSRSTDTQGVNLLFSSRRGHLFLQTDQPIYNPGQRVRFRVFALDQNMRPSTDTLTVTVQNSHGLQVWKNEVFSRKSIFQDGFVIPDISEPGTWRISARFSDSLDSNSSTEFEVKKYVLPNFEVKIIPEEPYVLIAPGVDVHIRLNVQAKYVYGKSVQGVAYIRFGILDESGEKKFLRGLEKQSKLSDGACGITLSGAEIQKALDISTMDNLQGLRLYVAAAVIESPGGELEEAELTSLRFVSSPLVVDLSSTQRYFVPGTPFLLQGLVQDVSGSSASGIPIKISTKFITSGVNSDTQVLNLNTDERGHLSAPINIPQATQELQITVSAGSPFPAKATLSVHSLRSGGSGFLSMEWLDSRPPRVGQTFTLNLRAVRAAGATFSHYYYMVLSRGEIISMQRVSRVAVTSISIPVTFQLVPSFRVVAFYYHNGLPVANSLKVDVQVGNCEGKLEMKVDGTELRPGDQLRLNLYTDSSATVALGAVDTAVYAAGGHRHSPLHMNKVFTAMNTYDLGCGPGGGINALQVFESAGLMFSDGQSFTKARSSLRCPKEHKSRKRRDVDFQKEILRKMNQYVGQAKRCCKDGMTPLPMRRSCKERVARVREPTCHEAFLSCCQFADDLRKKARIRGGTGLARAQDMWEEEELLVEDDILVRSYFPENWLWTLCTVDKVKKVYELVPDSLTTWEIHAVSLSQTKGLCVAQPVQVRVFQEFHLHLRLPYSVRRFEQIELRPVIYNYWNKNLTVNVQVSPVEGLCLAGGGGRVLTVEVPAISARPVSFPVVPTAAADVSLKVLAQGLFGDAVSKVLHIEREGAIQIKEYTYKLNPLDFRARTFDIPGETPSNAIPDGDFSSVVRVTASEPMNTMGSEGVLSPGGLGSLLRVPTGCAEQTMVSLSPTLAASRYLDKTEQWGKLPPEMKDHAVDLIQKGYARILQFRKSDGSYGAWLHRDSSTWLTAFVLKVLSIAQEQVGGSVEGLRETVQWLLTKQLGDGSFQDPCPVLDRKMQGGLVGPDESVALTAFVVVALQHSLPAFQTSEDDPNKERIKEQLQRVKASISSADSFLVGKVAAGLLGSHAAAITAYALTLTEAPKDDQDLAHNNIMAMAHGKGDELYWGPAAGSQNVISPTPAAKEDPSKLTPLAPALWVETTAYVLLHLLLREGKAELADQAANWLTHQASFQGGFRSTQDTVVALDALSEYWIASHTTTETTLNVTLSSQGRQGTKSSVIQLSNHETSGLEEDLQFPLDSKITVKVGGNGKGTLKILRKFNILEEKNTTCKDFKLEVKVTGSVQYAASSNDDYEYYEEEPQVGDDPSPLVSPVTPLQLFEGRRNRRKREVPKAGDEKEEKVHYEVCIWRSDGIRFPGMAIVDITLLSGFRALQTDLEKLTSLSDRYVSHFETQGPHVLLYFDSVSASRDCVGFEAVQEVPVGLVQPASAVLYNYYEPGEKCLVFYGAPSKSKLLSTLCSGDVCQCAEGKCPKKYRITDIEKMEEEVRMNYACYDPRVHYGFQVEVLRAEDKAAFRVFETKITRVLHYTQDIKARIGKTRNFLVRISCRLQLEPGKKYLIMGLDGVTFDIKEQPQYLLDSLTWIEEIPSEKNCQASRYRLACANLNEFLQKYETQGCQV; translated from the exons ATGAAGCTCTTATGGGTGCTGCTTTGGGTTTCAAGCCTCTTCACCTTGACTGTACAGGAAGCCAG GCTGCTGATCTTTTCACCCTCTGTGGTTCGCCTGGGTGTACCACTTTCAGTGGGACTGCAACTCCAGGGAGCTCCAAAGGGGCAGAAAGTCAATGGTATTGTCTTCCTGAGAAATCCATCAGGGCCTTTGGCGCATTGCTCTGAGGATGTGTCCTTTACCCTGGACTCTGACCATGACTATCAGCTACTTAGCCTTCCG GTCCCACTGGTCCACGTAGAGCGCTGTGATCTCAAGAAGCTTTACACATCCCGTTCCGTGCAACTTGTGGCCAAAACATCATGGCTGAAATCAACTCTGTCTCGATCAACAGACACCCAGGGTGTCAACCTGTTATTTTCCTCACGTCGGGGTCACCTTTTTCTACAGACAGACCAGCCCATTTACAACCCTGGCCAACGTG TCCGATTCCGAGTCTTTGCTCTGGATCAGAACATGAGACCATCCACGGATACCCTGACTGTTACTGTTCAG AACTCTCATGGCCTTCAAGTATGGAAGAATGAGGTGTTTTCTAGAAAATCCATTTTCCAAGATGGTTTTGTGATCCCTGACATCTCAGA GCCTGGCACCTGGAGGATCTCAGCTCGATTCTCTGACAGCTTAGACTCCAACAGTAGTACTGAGTTTGAGGTGAAGAAATATG TTCTCCCCAACTTTGAGGTGAAGATCATACCTGAAGAGCCCTATGTGCTGATAGCTCCTGGTGTTGATGTGCATATCCGATTGAATGTGCAGGCCAA GTATGTATATGGGAAGTCAGTGCAGGGCGTGGCTTATATTCGATTTGGAATCCTGGATGAGAGTGGTGAGAAGAAATTCCTTCGAGGACTGGAAAAGCAGTCCAAG TTGTCAGATGGCGCCTGTGGCATTACCCTTTCAGGAGCAGAGATCCAGAAGGCACTGGACATCTCTACGATGGACAATCTTCAGGGGCTTCGCCTCTATGTAGCAGCTGCTGTCATTGAATCTCCTG GGGGAGAACTCGAGGAAGCTGAACTTACCTCCTTGCGCTTTGTCTCATCTCCACTTGTGGTGGATCTCAGCAGCACCCAGCGATATTTTGTACCAGGGACCCCTTTCCTGCTACAG GGCTTGGTTCAGGATGTCTCTGGCTCTTCAGCCTCTGGGATCCCCATCAAAATTTCCACCAAATTTATCACCTCAGGAGTTAATTCTGATACCCAGGTTCTTAACCTCAACACAGATGAGAGGGGTCATCTCAGCGCCCCCATCAATATCCCCCAAGCCACCCAAGAGTTGCAGATCACG GTATCTGCAGGATCCCCCTTCCCAGCAAAGGCCACCCTTAGTGTCCATTCTCTACGTTCTGGAGGCTCTGGGTTCTTGTCCATGGAATGGCTGGATTCCAGGCCTCCCCGTGTGGGACAGACATTCACTCTAAACCTTCGTGCTGTGAGAGCTGCTGGAGCTACTTTCTCCCATTACTACTACATG GTTCTGTCGCGTGGGGAGATCATATCCATGCAGCGAGTGTCAAGGGTGGCTGTGACCTCCATCTCTATCCCTGTAACCTTCCAACTTGTGCCTTCCTTCCGCGTTGTTGCCTTCTACTACCACAACGGTCTGCCAGTCGCCAACTCCTTGAAAGTGGATGTCCAAGTGGGGAATTGTGAGGGGAAG CTGGAAATGAAAGTGGATGGGACAGAACTTCGACCTGGGGACCAGCTAAGACTGAATTTATACACAGATTCCTCAGCCACTGTAGCCCTGGGGGCTGTGGATACTGCCGTGTATGCAGCAGGTGGTCACAGGCACAGCCCTCTCCACATGAACAAG GTTTTCACTGCCATGAACACGTATGACCTGGGCTGTGGCCCTGGGGGCGGGATCAATGCTCTCCAGGTTTTTGAGTCAGCCGGATTGATGTTTTCGGATGGACAGAGTTTCACCAAAGCCAGGAGCA GTCTGAGATGCCCTAAGGAGCATAAAAGCCGGAAGAGAAGAGATGTGGATTTCCAGAAGGAGATTCTTCGGAAGA TGAATCAGTACGTTGGTCAAGCCAAGCGCTGCTGCAAGGATGGGATGACGCCATTGCCGATGCGCCGATCCTGCAAAGAGCGAGTGGCCAGGGTAAGAGAGCCCACCTGCCACGAGGCCTTCCTGTCCTGCTGCCAATTTGCTGACGATCTTCGTAAAAAGGCCCGCATCAGGGGCGGCACAGGGCTTGCCCGAG CCCAGGACatgtgggaggaggaggaacTGCTTGTTGAAGATGATATCCTTGTCCGGAGTTATTTCCCCGAGAACTGGCTCTGGACCCTGTGCACGGTAGACAAAGTTAAAAA GGTCTATGAGCTTGTGCCTGATTCCCTGACCACATGGGAGATCCACGCTGTGAGCCTTTCCCAGACAAAAG GTCTTTGTGTGGCTCAACCTGTCCAGGTTAGAGTTTTCCAAGAATTCCACTTACATCTTCGTCTTCCCTACTCTGTCCGAAGATTTGAGCAGATAGAGCTTCGACCTGTCATCTATAACTATTGGAATAAGAACTTGACT GTGAATGTTCAGGTGTCTCCTGTTGAAGGGCTGTGCCttgctggtggtggtggcagaGTGCTCACGGTGGAGGTGCCTGCTATCTCTGCACGGCCTGTCTCGTTTCCCGTGGTGCCCACGGCTGCTGCTGATGTGTCTCTCAAGGTCTTGGCCCAGGGACTTTTTGGAGATGCTGTGTCCAAGGTCCTGCATATCGAG agggaaggagcTATCCAGATAAAGGAGTATACCTACAAGCTGAACCCCCTAG ACTTCCGTGCCCGTACCTTTGATATTCCTGGGGAGACCCCATCCAATGCTATCCCCGATGGAGACTTCAGTAGTGTTGTTCGAGTTACAG CATCTGAGCCCATGAACACCATGGGCTCTGAGGGGGTCCTGTCCCCAGGAGGGCTGGGATCTTTACTTAGGGTGCCCACTGGTTGTGCAGAGCAAACCATGGTCTCTCTGTCCCCTACACTTGCTGCTTCCCGCTATCTGGACAAGACTGAGCAATGGGGAAAGCTACCTCCTGAGATGAAGGACCATGCAGTGGATCTCATCCAGAAAG GCTATGCCCGTATCCTGCAGTTCAGGAAAAGCGATGGCTCCTATGGGGCTTGGTTGCACCGGGACAGCAGCACTTG GCTCACAGCCTTTGTCCTAAAAGTGCTCAGCATAGCCCAGGAGCAGGTGGGTGGCTCTGTGGAAGGTCTGAGGGAGACGGTGCAGTGGCTTCTGACAAAGCAGCTTGGGGATGGCTCTTTTCAAGACCCCTGTCCAGTCCTTGACAGGAAGATGCAG gGTGGCCTGGTGGGACCAGATGAGTCTGTGGCCCTAACTGCCTTTGTGGTTGTAGCCCTCCAGCATAGCTTGCCTGCCTTCCAGACCTCTGAGGATGATCCCAACAAGGAGAGAATCAAAGAGCAGCTGCAGAGAGTG AAAGCCTCCATCTCTAGTGCAGACTCATTCCTGGTGGGAAAGGTAGCTGCTGGGCTCCTGGGATCTCATGCAGCTGCCATCACAGCCTATGCCCTGACCCTGACTGAGGCCCCCAAAGATGACCAGGATCTTGCCCATAACAACATTATGGCCATGGcccatggaaaaggag ATGAACTGTACTGGGGTCCAGCTGCTGGGTCTCAAAATGTTATCTCACCGACTCCTGCTGCCAAGGAAGACCCCTCAAAGCTCACTCCCCTGGCTCCTGCACTGTGGGTGGAAACAACTGCATACGTATTGCTGCACCTCCTGCTGCGAGAGGGGAAGGCTGAGCTGGCTGATCAGGCTGCAAACTGGTTAACCCACCAGGCGAGCTTCCAAGGGGGATTCCGCAGTACCCAG GACACAGTAGTTGCCCTGGATGCCCTGTCTGAGTACTGGATTGCCAGTCATACGACCACAGAGACCACACtcaatgtgaccctgagcagtcAGGGTCGACAAGGAACTAAGAGCAGCGTCATCCAGTTAAGCAACCATGAAACTTCAGGGCTAGAGGAGGATCTGCAG TTCCCCTTGGACAGCAAGATCACTGTCAAGGTCGGGGGAAATGGCAAAGGAACCTTAAAG attCTACGTAAATTCAACATCCTGGAGGAGAAAAACACAACTTGTAAGGACTTCAAGCTGGAAGTGAAAGTCACAGGCTCTGTCCAGTATGCAG CATCATCCAATGATGACTATGAATACTATGAGGAGGAGCCCCAAGTTGGAGATGACCCAAGTCCCTTGGTGTCCCCTGTGACACCCCTGCAGCTATTTGAGGGACGTCGGAACCGCAGGAAACGGGAAGTGCCCAAGGCAGGagatgagaaggaggagaaggtgcATTATGAAGTATGCATCTG GCGAAGTGATGGGATCAGATTCCCTGGAATGGCTATTgtagacatcaccttgctgagtGGATTTCGTGCCCTGCAGACTGACCTAGAAAAG TTGACATCACTCTCAGATCGTTATGTGAGTCACTTTGAGACCCAGGGACCCCACGTCCTGCTGTACTTTGACtcg GTTTCCGCATCTCGGGATTGTGTGGGCTTTGAGGCTGTGCAGGAGGTGCCTGTGGGGTTGGTGCAGCCAGCGAGTGCTGTTCTGTATAACTACTATGAGCctg GGGAGAAATGTCTTGTGTTCTATGGGGCCCCGAGTAAGAGTAAACTTCTCTCTACACTATGCTCTGGGGATGTGTGCCAGTGTGCAGAAG gAAAATGTCCTAAAAAATACCGAATCACCGACATagagaaaatggaggaagaggtCAGGATGAACTATGCCTGCTATGATCCACGTGTGCATTATG GTTTTCAAGTTGAGGTTCTTCGGGCAGAGGACAAAGCTGCCTTCCGAGTCTTTGAAACCAAGATCACCCGTGTTCTGCACTACA CTCAAGATATCAAAGCCCGTATTGGTAAGACTCGAAACTTCCTGGTTCGAATCTCATGTCGCCTGCAGCTGGAGCCTGGGAAGAAATATTTGATCATGGGGCTTGATGGAGTTACCTTCGACATTAAGGAACA GCCTCAGTATTTGCTGGACTCCTTGACTTGGATTGAAGAGATACCTTCTGAGAAGAACTGTCAGGCTTCGCGATATCGGTTGGCTTGTGCCAACCTCAATGAATTCCTCCAGAAATATGAAACACAGGGATGTCAGGTTTAG